From Clarias gariepinus isolate MV-2021 ecotype Netherlands chromosome 2, CGAR_prim_01v2, whole genome shotgun sequence, one genomic window encodes:
- the slc38a2 gene encoding sodium-coupled neutral amino acid symporter 2 has protein sequence MNITPGKTEMSRFNISPDGDSSSSSNSIEYSNNPIKKVPLDSQYSDMDAESQNFLADGKKKYEVEYHPGTASFGMSVFNLGNAIMGSGILGLSYAMANTGIALFVILLVAVSIFSLYSVHLLLKTANEGGSMVYEQLGYKAFGLPGKLAASCSITMQNFGAMSSYLYIVKYELPIVIKAFTGDEDAWYTNGDYLVLLVTLAIILPLSLLKNLGYLGYTSGFSLLCMVFFLIVVIYKKFQIPCPLPYDFINKTLNSTIAYLNTTATTYDEDSCKPKYFVFNSQTVYAVPILTFAFVCHPAILPMYEELKDRSRRKMQGVANVSFLAMFVMYLLAALFGYLTFHDVVEPELLHTYSMVYRFDVVLLIVRLAVLTAVTLTVPVVLFPIRTSVNHLLGASEGFSWIRHTIITVTLLVGVNVLVIFVPTIRDIFGFIGASAAAMLIFILPSAFYIKLVKKESMRSMQKIGAVLFLISGFIVMIGCMTLIILDWVHQATGH, from the exons ATGAACATAACTCCAGGAAAAACAGAGATGAGCCGCTTTAACATTTCCCCAGATGGAGACAGCAGCTCCAGTTCCAACAGTATCGAGTACTCGAACAATCCCATCAAGAAAGTGCCACTGGACAG TCAATACAGTGACATGGATGCAGAAAGTCAAAATTTCCTTGCTgatggaaagaagaaatatgaaGTTGAATAT CACCCTGGCACAGCTTCATTTGGGATGTCTGTTTTCAACCTGGGTAATGCCATCATGGGAAGTGGGATACTCGGGTTATCGTACGCTATGGCCAACACAGGCAtcgccctgtttgt CATCCTGCTGGTAGCAGTGTCCATATTTTCCCTCTACTCTGTACATCTGCTGCTCAAGACTGCTAATGAAGGAG GTTCTATGGTCTATGAGCAGTTGGGCTACAAGGCTTTCGGCTTGCCAGGCAAGCTCGCAGCATCCTGCTCCATCACCATGCAGAACTTTGGAG CCATGTCCAGCTACCTCTACATAGTGAAGTACGAATTACCAATAGTCATTAAAGCATTTACAGGAGATGAAGA tgcATGGTACACCAACGGAGACTACCTGGTGCTGCTTGTGACACTCGCCATTATTTTGCCACTTTCACTGCTTAAAAATCTGG GCTATCTTGGCTACACAAGTGGGTTCTCATTGTTGTGCATGGTGTTCTTTCTAATTGTG gtGATCTACAAGAAGTTCCAGATCCCCTGCCCTCTACCGTACGACTTTATTAACAAGACATTAAACAGCACCATTGCATATCTTAACACCACGGCCACTACCTACGACGAGGATTCTTGCAAGCCCAAATACTTTGTCTTCAACTCACAG actgtCTATGCCGTACCTATATTGACCTTTGCCTTCGTGTGCCACCCAGCCATTTTACCCATGTATGAGGAGCTCAAAGA TCGTTCAAGGAGAAAGATGCAGGGTGTGGCTAATGTATCTTTCCTGGCCATGTTCGTCATGTACCTCCTCGCTGCTCTGTTTGGCTACCTGACTTTCCATG ATGTGGTCGAGCCAGAACTTTTGCACACATACTCTATGGTGTACAGATTCGATGTGGTGTTGCTGATTGTGCGTCTGGCTGTGCTGACTGCTGTCACACTGACTGTCCCAGTTGTTCTCTTTCCt ATCCGTACCTCCGTTAATCACCTGTTGGGCGCCTCTGAAGGGTTCAGCTGGATCCGTCACACTATCATCACAGTGACGTTGTTGGTCGGGGTCAACGTGCTTGTCATCTTCGTCCCCACCATTAGGGATATCTTTGGATTCATTG gaGCTTCTGCTGCTGCTATGTTGATCTTCATCTTGCCGTCTGCTTTCTACATTAAGCTGGTGAAGAAGGAATCCATGAGATCTATGCAGAAGATAGGG GCAGTCCTGTTTCTCATCAGTGGCTTCATTGTCATGATCGGATGCATGACTCTGATCATCCTGGACTGGGTCCACCAGGCCACCGGTCACTAA